DNA sequence from the Brachybacterium sp. P6-10-X1 genome:
GGGTGACGACCGGCCCCCGGTTCCGTCCGGTCGCCAGGACGTAGCCGTCGGCGGCCAGGTCCTCCGGACCGGGGACCCCGGCGGCGTCGAGCTCGGCGGTGAGGGTGGGGTTGTCCTCGGGCGTGCCGAGGTGGATGCGGGGCCCGGACGCGATGTCGTCGGCGGAGTCCGCGACGACGGTGCGCACGCGGGATCCGGCGCTCTCCAGCACGTCGACGAGGGCGCCCCGGGCGGCGGTGTCGGTCTCCGCACCGATCACGACGGTCACCGGGCCGCGCAGCACCACGTCGTGTTCGCTGCCCTGCACCGAGCGTGGACGCGGGCGCAGATCCGAGACGCTCCCGGAGCCCGGGCCGCCGTCGGCGAGCGCGGCGGGGAGCGGGAGGGCGAGTGCGCCGCCGAGCGCGAGCCCGAGGCCGAGGGCGTGGCGGCGGGAGAGACCGGGGGCGCGGGGAGCCGGGGTGCGCTGGAGGAACGAGGAGGAGGTCATGCGATGCACGGGGTACTGGCGCCTTTCCGGGCCGCGCCCGTGTCCGGGCGCGGGGAGTCCGAGTCGGGGCGTGGGCAGAAGCAGGAAGGGAAGCCGCCACGGACGTGACGCGCCCCACAGAATCAGCGTCAGGTTAACAGGTTAAGCCGTTCACGCCGAGAGGTCCTCGTCGTCCGGATGGAAGATCGTCTCGATCGAGGAGCCGAAGACGGCGGCGATACGGAACGCCAGCGGGAGCGAGGGGTCGTACTTGTCGTTCTCGATGGCGATGACCGTCTGCCGGGAGACACCGAGGGCCGTGCCGAGCTCGGCCTGGGACCAGCGCCGGTCGGTGCGGAGGGCCTTGATGTCGTTGCGCATGGTGGGCTCCTCTCACCGGTAGCGGACGGCGGAGACGATGGTGCCGATGACCCACGAGAGCATCAGGATGGAGAAGGCGAAGATCCAGTTCAGCTCGGGCAGCAGGTAGAACTGCAGCACGCCGACGGCCAGGATCAGCGGGGTGGAGATGACGAACGCGAGCAGGATCGCCTCGGCGATCTTGCGGCGCTCGAACTCGTCGCCGCTGCGGTACATACCGATGTTCGCCCAGGCCATGAGGCCGACGGCGGGGATGACCAGGAGAGCGGGAACCCAGCCGGGGCCCCCGATGGACTCGGCGCCGACGGCGAGCCCCAGCCCGACGGCGTACAGGCCGATGCCGGCGGTGAAGCGGAGGGCGAAGGCGCGGTTGGCGCGGGTGCGGGCGGTGGCGTTCACGAGAGGTCCTTTCGGGAAGATCCGGCGACAACGGTGCGGCTGCGGTCGGCAGGGGCGCCGACGGCGCCGATCCGGGCGCCGAGCCGGGGCTGGGCATAGTCGCGATAGACGGGCTCCTCCGCGCGAGCGATGGTCAGCGGCGCGATCAGCACGGCGACGAGCCCCACCCGCAGGGGGACGTCGGGGCACGGAGGACCCGGGCGGTGCGTCGGGAGCTGGACACCGTCACGAAGTGCGTCCGAGGAGGTCAGAGGGTTGACGGTGTCGGGAGGAACGACGGGGCGAGGTGTCGCGGTCATGCCTCGAAAGTAAACCTTCCTTGACATGTCAATCAAGGGTGCTTGACATATGAAGTCAAGGGCCCTCGACCTTGCAGGTCGGGCGGATGCTTCAGCCGATCGTTCCCGGCCCCTCGCGCACGTCCAGCTCGCGCTGCACCCAGGCGGGATCGTCGGTGGTGATCGTGTCGACGCGGCAGGCGAGCGCGACGGCGAGCTGCTCAGGGCGGTTCACGGTCCATGGGTTCACCTGCAGCCCGGCCGTGCGCGCGGCCTCGGCGGCGCGCAGCGAGAGACCGCGGATCGACGGGCCGACACCGGCCGCCCCCAGCTCACGGGCGGTCTCCAGCGCCCGTTCGTCGATCTGCTCGACCAGGTAGGACACCGGGGTGTCGGTGGTGCGGCGGATCTCGGCGAGGGCGTCGGCGTGGAAGGAGATCACGGTCGAGGCGGCGGCCGGCGATCCCTCCGGCAGGGCGCGGAGCTGTTCGGCCACGGCCCGTGCCGCGGCGGCGACCTTGACCTCGATGAACACCGGCGCGGTGGTCACCGCCAACAGCTCCTCGAGCGAAGGGATCTTCTCCCCCTCCGCGAGCTGCACCGTGTCCAGTTCGGCGCGGGTGAGGTCCCCGATCGCGCCGGTCGCGAGCGGGGAGGCGGCATCGGCGGTGCGGTCGATCGTCTCGTCGTGCATGACCACCACCTGGCCGTCGGCACTGAGGTGGACGTCGCACTCCAGCAGCTGTGCACCGTCCTCGAGGGCCCGCCGGAAGGAGGCGAGCGTGTTCTCGGGGGCGTGCGCGGCGGCTCCGCGATGCCCGACGATCGCGGGGCGCGGGGGCGAGCTCGCGGGACGTCGGGACACGGTCTGCGGGTCGGGCTGCTGGGTCATGGCGCTCCTGAGGAGGATTCGAGGGACGGGTCCGCTGGTCACGGCGACGGCTGGGCGGATGTGCACGGTCGGTGAGGGTCGGACCCACCCCCTGGACCCTACCCAGTGGTCCGGGTCACACTGGGGATCTGCGTCCTGCCGCAGGGCGCTGTGCCCGTCCTGACGGGCCGGGCACCGATCGGGCGGACTGCCCGGGAAGGGGAACCCATGCTCAGGAACACGATCAGAACCAAGACGACGAGCGGCCACCGCGACCGCCGCGAGCCCCGACGCCGCGCAGCGGATACGGCACACGGGCGCTCCGGTCGAGGCATGGTGGCTCCGCTGGCGGGCCTCGCCGTCGCGGCGGGACTGCTCGCGGGGGCCGGCGCGGCCGCCGCGACCCCGGGAGCCGGGGAGGACGAGAACCTCTTCGACGGCACCTGGACCTTCGGCCACACCACCAAGACGCTGACCGCCGAGGAGCTCGGCGTGGTCGTCGAGGAGGAAGCGGAAGCCCGCGGGCCCGAGGAGATGTCCCTGTCCGTCCGCTGCGCGGACGGCATCGACACCTCGATCCGCGACTACGTGGCGTACTGCGTCGCGATCGCCGACGAAGGGGTCGAGCATCCCTGGAAGCTCACCGGCGGCCCGGCCGACGCCGGCCTGGTGGTCGAGGTCGAGAACTTCGGCTGACCTCGCCCGGTGCGACGGACCGTGCCCGGTGCGACTGACTATTCCCGGGGGTGCCCGCCGACGCGGCGGACGCCCCCGGAGCGGCCTCCTCAGGTCCGCGTCGGCCCCTCCATCAGGGCGCGGGCCCACGCGGGATCATCCACGGTGAGCGTGTCGCAGCCGAGCTCGAGGGCCCGGGACAGCTCCTCCTCGGAGCGGGCCGTCCAGAGGTTGAGCCGGATGCCGAGCTCGCGGGCTCGTTCGACGTCCGCCTGCCGCGCATCGGCGATCCGCACCCCGATCTGGACGACGCCCACCTCCTGCGCGGTCTCGAAGAACTCCGGGGAGGTCGTCGTCGTGGTCAGCAGCCGCGGGATGCGCGGATCCGTCGACCGCGCCGCCCGCAGGGCGTCCGGATGGAAGGAGATGATCTGCGCCGGCGCGGAGGGCTGATCCCAGCAGTCCTGGTCGAAGTACTCCGACAGGATCCGGACGACGCGCTCGGCGGCGGCCGGCGCCTTGATCTCCACGAGGAGCGTCACGCGGGTGCCGTCCTCCCGGACGGCGACGTCGAGCACCTCCGTCAGGGTCGGGATGTGCTCGCCGTGGCCCACCAGCACCCGATCGAGCTGCGCCCGGGTCAGATCCGCCACCGCACCGGTGTGCAGCGGTGACTCCTCCTGCGCGGTCCGGTCGAGGGTGGCGTCGTGGATGATCGCGTCGACCCCGTCCCGGCTGAGGTGCACATCGCACTCGAGCAGCTCGGCGCCCTCGGCGATGCCGCGACGGAAGGAGGCCACGGTGTTCTCCGGTGCCAGCGCGGCAGCGCCGCGGTGGCCGACCAGTGCGGGCGTGGCGACGCCCGTCGTGCGGGCGGGGGCGCTCACTTCCAGCCCTGGAAGTCGATGGCCTCGTAGTCCTCGCGGTCCTCGTCCAGACCCTCCTGCAGCCCGGCCGCGAGGGTGTCCAGGACCTCCTGGGGCGACGTCCCGTCGCCGTAGACACGCCCCTGGGCGGCACTGATCTCGTCGACCCGGCCGGCGTCCCAGTTGGTGTAGTCCGCGGTGCGGGCGTTCTCGAGCTGGTTGAGGGCCACGAGATAATTGGGGTCCTCGGCCACCAGGTCCTTCACCGCCTGGGTCTCCGCGGCGGCCTGGACGATCGGCACGTAGCCGGTGCCGATGTGCCAGGTGGCGGACTGCTCGGGTCCCGCCAGGAAGCGGAACAGCTCGGCGCAGGCGTCCTGGCGCTCCTGGGATTCGGTGCGCACGATCGACAGGCCGGAGCCGCCGGTCGGGACCTGCTTCTGCTGGCCCTCCTTCGAGAGCATGTAGGCCACGCCCACCTCGAAGTTCCCCTCCGCCGCCACGGTCTGGCCGGTCAGGGAGGCCGTCGAACCGCGCCAGCCGGCGGTCACCCCGGCCTGGAAGTCGGTCCCGGCGTCCTTGGCCAGGTAGCCGAAGCCGTCGTCGTGGATGAACTTCCGCTGCCACTGCAGCCACTCGACCCCGAACTCGTCGTGGATGGTGACCTCGAAGTCCTCGTTCGAGTTCGCCCCGCCGAAGCCCCAGATGTCCGCCTGGCCGTGCCAGGCATCGGCCGAGAAGGCCATCGCCGACAGCGGGCGACCCTCGACCTCGATCTTCGCCAGCTCGGGCGCGAACTCGGCGAGGTCCTCCCAGGTGCTGGGCCCTTCCTCGGGCAGTCCGGCCTCCTGGTAGCGGGTCTTGTTGAAGTAGAACAGCGGGGTGGAGCGGGCGAAGGGCACCACGAACGTCTCGCCGGCCACGACGCCCTCGTGGACGTAGTGGGGGATGTACACGTCCGTGCTCCATTCCTCGTCGAAGTAGCCGTCCAGCGGCACGAGCGCATTCGAGGCGTGGAACTGCAGCCACTGCATCTCGGGGAAGCAGACGATGTCCGGGACGGTCTGCGCCTGCAGGGAGGCGGTGAACTTCTGGACCAGGTCGGCGTACCCGCCCACGGACTCCGCGATCGCGACGATCTCGTCCTGGGACTCGTTGAACTCGGTGAACAGGGTCGTGACGACCTCGAAGTTCTCCGCCGTGAAGGGCGCCCAGAACAGGATCGGCGTGCGGCCCTCGTACTCGGGCGGGACCGTGAGATCGGCCTGGGTGAAGCCGTCGCGGATGTTGCTCTCGGCGCCGTCGCCACCGCCCAGCGGTGAACCGCAGGCGGCGAGGCCGGCGGCGCCGGCACCGAGGCCCATCGCGGTGAGCAGGCCCCGGCGGGACGGGGTGTACAGGGTGCGGGACATGCGGATCGCTCCTCGAGGTGGGGGGGGGGTGGTGGTGCGGGTCAGGGGCAGGGCGGCGTGCTGTCGGCGAGAGGCGGGGCCGTCACTTCAGGGCTCCGGCGGCGAGCCCGCCGATGATGCGCTTCTGGGCCAGGAAGAACAGGATGAGCATCGGCAGGGAGACGAACACGGCGCCGGCCATGATCACGCCCCAGTTGCTGTATCCCTCCTGGCTGCGCAGGAACAGCAGGCCGATGGGCAGGGTGCGCATGTCTGCGGTGGAGGTGACGATCAGCGGCCAGATGTACTCGTTCCACTTGCCGACCATCACGATCAGCGTGGCGGTGAGGATCATCGGGCTGGACAGCGGTACCACGATGGTGAGCATGCGACGGACGTGCCCGGCGCCGTCGATCTCCGCGGCCTGCAGGATGTCGCGATCGATGGTGCGCATGTACTGGTACAGCAGGAACATCGCGAAGGCGCTGGCGATGCCCGGCAGGATGATCCCGGCGTAGGAGTTCAGCCAGCCCAGGTTCGCCACGGTGATGTAGTTGACGATCAGGGTGACGTGGCCCGGCAGCATCAGCGAGGCGATGATCAGGGCGAAGGCGATCTTCTTGAACCGGAACTCGACGAAGACGAAGGCGTAGGCGCACAGGATCGCCAGCGAGATCTCCAAGAAGGTGCCGACCCCGGTGGTCACGATCGAGTTCACGAAGAACCGGTCGAAGGGGGCGGAGTTCCACGCCTCGGTGAAGTTCTCCAGGGTCAGCGAGGTCGGGATCCACTGCAGCGGCCAGGAGTAGATCTCCCCGTGCGGCTTCAGCGACGAGGAGAACAGCCAGAACAGCGGGATGAGGAACACCGCGATGGTCGTGAGCACCCCGGCGACGAGCAGGCCGGTCACCCAGCGCGGCCGCCGGGGGCCGCGGCTCCTGCCGCGGTTCGCCCGCGGCCCGACGACGGCGTGATCGGTGCCGGAGGCTCCCGAGCTCACAGGGGTCCCGGAGGCGGGGTCGGGGTTCAGGGTCAGGGAGCTCATGAGTCGTCGTTGGCCTTCCTGTTGCCGACGCGGACCTGCAGGTAGGTGATCACCAGCAGGATCGCCAGCAGCACGGTGGCGGCCGCCGAGGCGGTGCCGATGTCGAACTTCTGGAAGGCCTCCTCGTAGACCATCCAGCTCAGCGTGCTGGACGAGACCCCGGGCCCGCCGCTGGTCATGATCGAGATGATGTCGAAGGCCTGGGCCGCGGAGATGATGCCGGTGATCGAGAGGAAGACGATGATCGGGTTCAGCAGCGGCAGGGTCAGGTGGCGCAGCAGCTTCCCGCCGTGGGCCCCGTCGAGCGCGGCCGCCTCGTAGAGGTCCTTCGGCAGATCGAGGATCGCGGTGTAGCAGATGACCGTCACGAAGCCGAGGCGCTGCCAGGTGTAGGCGATGGTGATCGCCCACAGCGACCAGTCCGAGGTGGTGGTCCAATCCGGAGACGCGGCGCCGACCAGGGAGAACGCCCAGCGCGACAGCCCGTAGTTCGGGTCGAACATGAACAGCCACAGGATGCCGACGGCCGCTCCGGGGAGCATGTGCGGGGCGAAGGCCATGGTCTGCGCGAAGCCGGTCAGCGGGACCTTGGTGGCCAGCAGGCTTCCCAGCAGCAGACCGCCGACGATCGAGCCGACCACGCTCACCCCGGTGAAGATGAGCGTGTTCAGCAGGACCTGCCCGAAGCTCGGGTCGGTCAGCAGGTCGACATAGTTCTCCAACCCCACGAACTCCGGGCTCGGCGCCACGAAGTCCCACTCCATGACGCTGAGGCCGATGTTGTAGAGGGCCGGGTAGTAGGAGAAGACGATGATCGCGATCAGGTTCGGGGCGATCAGCGCGCCGAACAGCATCGCGTCCCGGCGCCGACGCCGGCGGCGCTGCGGGGAGGCCCGGGGCCGGGGGGGGGTGGAGCTCGCACCGCGGGTGCCCGGTGTCTCGGCGCCGGGGCCCGCGGCACCGGCGCCTCCGTCGGCCCCTCGCGGGGCCGAGCGGCCCGGGTCGGGGTGCGGTCGGACGGCGAGTGTCATGAGAGCGCTCCCAGCTTCCTGGTCGGAGGGCGGATCCGGAGTTCGGACGGGCCCGGCGTCGTCGACCGCTCACACCGTAAGGACCACCTCGTCCTGGGCACCACCAGGAGGGACGCCGTGGTGAACCGACCGTGAACATCCGCTGTCAGCCCAGGTGGGAGCGCTCCCACACCCGGTCGAGGGGGCCCCGGCCCCGCAGGACGGGGCCTTTCGGGGGCCCCGTCCACCGAGCGTTCATCGACGCGTCGCCGACTGTTCCGTCCTCGCGCGATCCCTCGCGACTCCGCGCTCCCAGGTTTCACCCGCCGGCCACCCGTCGGCCCGCGCGGGCATTCCGCGCTGCGCTACCCTGCGCTGGATACGCGGATCGCCGCCCGGACCCGGGGAGGTGCCCGCCGAGGGGGCGCCGCCCGGTCGACCCAGGGGGATGAGCGCAGGCCATGAGCCGACCACCGACGATGGAGGACGTGGCGCGCGCCGCCGGTGTCTCGCGCTCGACGGTCTCCCGCGTGTTCCAGGGCGGCGGCGAGCGCGTCTCCCCTGATGCGGTGATCGCGGTGCACGAGGCCGCGAAGCGGCTGGAGTATGTGCCCAACCTGGTCGCCAGCGGCCTCGCGATGCGTCACGGACGCCAGCTGGGGCTCCTGATCCGCGATGCCACGAACCCCGCGTACGGACATCTCCACGCGGAGATGAATCGTGCGGTCGAGGCCGCTGGGCGCACTCTGATCTCGGTCACGGCCTTCCGCCACGACTACGGGACCGCCGAGGTCGAGGGGCTGGATCGCTTGCGCGGGCAGCGGGTCGCCGGGATCTTCGTGGGCACGGGGGTGGCCGCTGCCGAGGACCTCGTCGAGACGGTCACCACGCTCCCGCTGATGATCGTCGGCCGCCCGAACGACCACCCGCTGATCGAGTCCGTCAGCTACGACGAGCGCGCCCATGGCCGCCGGGTCGCCGAGGAGATCGCGGCGGCGGGACATCGCCGGATCGCGGTGCTGAGCGCGCCCCTGCTCTATTCGCGGGTGTTCGAGCTGCGCATGCGCAGTCTTCTCGAGCGCTGCCGCGAGCTCGGGGTCCGGTCCCGCGAGGTGCAGCTGCTGCCGGTCGAGCAGGGGGTGGGTCGGGCTCTCGATGCGGCTCGGGACGAGCCTCTGAGCTGCATCGTCTGCCCCGTGGACTACGTCGCGCTGGAACTCCTGCGCGCCGCGGCCGAGCGCGGGGTGCGAGTGCCCGAGGACGTCAGCACGGTGGGCTTCGACGGCATGGGCGACGGGCTGGATCTGATCGGCCTGGCCACCGTGCGCCTGCCGGTCGCGGAGGTGGCCCGGGAGGCCGTGGCCCGGATGGACGAGCTGCTGGCCAGGGCGCGGGCGGGCCCCGGCACGGCCGACGGGCAGGATCGGCCTGCGGAGAGCCGGCCGCGTGTGCGGCATGCGGTCCACGCAGGGCAGTTCCTGCCCGGTCGGACGCTCGGCGCACCGCCGGAGCAGAGGCGCCGCTGAGGCGGCCCGCGCCCTGGCCGCTCCCCGGCTCGCGACGACCCGCCGCGCCGACCTCACCGGGCGGGACCGACCACGCCGGGCACCTCCATCCGTCCCACCCTCTCGAACACCAGCTGCTGCATCGCCGTCGCCGCCGTGGACAGCCGCACCTCGGGACGGCGGGCCAGGTTCACGGTGCGCTCCAGAACCGGCTCCACCAGCGGGATGCTGCGCAGACCCGGGCGATCCAGCACGGTCATCGCCGGGACCACGGCGACTCCGATGCCCCGCTCGACGAATCGCAGCACGGCATCCATCTCCGCGCCCTCGACCGCCACCGTCGGCGTGAGACCCGCGGAGGCGAACGCGGCATCGGTGGCGGCGCGCAGATCGTAGCTGCGGTGGAAGGCGACCTGCGGGAGATCGGCGAGCTCGGTCAGCGTCAGCCCCGCCGCCGGCCCCTCGGCTCCGCCCGGCGCCGGGGCCGCCGCCGAGGAGGCCACCACCAGGCGCTCCTCGAGCAGGGGGATCAGCTCGGCCCCGTCGATGCGGGGTGATCCGCCGCGCGTGACGATCACGGCCAGGTCGAGCTCCCCCGTCACCAGCTGGTCGACCACGGAGAGCGAACCTGCCTCGCTGACCTCGAGGTCGACGCCCGGGAAGCGGTCGTGGAACACGGCCAGCACGTCGGCGACGAGGGAGACGCACAGCGTCGGCGGCGCTCCCAGTCGTACCCGTCCCCGACGCAGGCCCGCGAGCTCGTCGAGCTCGCTCCGGACGACCTCGGCGTCAGCCAGCATCCGGCGGGCGATCGGAAGCAGCACGCGTCCGGCGTCGGTCAGCTCCGCACCTCGACGGCCCCGTCGGAACAGTGCAGCGCCCAGCTCGGCCTCCAGGGACCTGATCTGCCGAGACAGCGAGGGCTGGGCGACGAACTGCTCCTCGGCGGCGCGCGTGAAGGTGCCCAGTCGGGCGACGGCCTCGAAGGCACTGAGGTGCTCCCCTCTCATGCGCCATAGCGTAACGGTATGGATTGCTGACCACATTTGCATTAGCGCTATAGATGGGGCGTCCCTAGCGTGGAGGCCATGAGCACCGACGCCCCCACCGACCGTCTGATCACCACGTCCGTCCTCGTCATCGGCACCGGCGGCGCCGGGCTGCGCGCCTCCATAGAACTCGCCGAACGCGGGGTCGAGGTGCTGACCGTGGGGAAGCGACGACGCCACGACGCCCACACCACCCTCGCCGCCGGGGGCATCAACGCGGCGATGGGCACCATGGATCCCGAGGACTCGTGGCAGCAGCACGCCGCCGACACCCTGCGGGAGTCCTACTACCTGGCCGATCCGGCGATCGTCGAGACCGTCGCGCACGGCGCCGTCCAGGGCATCGAAGATCTCGAGCGCTGGGGGATGCCCTTCGCCCGGGAGTCCGACGGCCGACTCTCCCAGCGCTTCTTCGGCGCCCACACCTACCGCCGCACCTGCTTCGCCGGCGACTACACGGGCCTGGAGATCCAACGGACCCTCCTGCGCCGGGCCGCGGAGCTCGACGTGCCCGTGATCGACACGGTCTACATCACCCGCCTGCTGGTCGCCGACGGCACCATCTTCGGTGCCTACGGCTTCGACGTCGTCACCGGCCACGGCGTGCAGATCCATGCGGACGCGGTGATCCTCGCCGCCGGCGGGCACACCCGCATCTGGCGCGTCACCTCCTCGCGCCGCGACGAGAACACCGGCGACTCCTTCCGGCTCGCCGCCCGCGCCGGGGCCCGGATCCGGGATGCGGAGCTGATCCAGTTCCACCCCTCGGGGCTGCTGGAGCCCGACGACGCGGCCGGCACCCTGGTCTCCGAGGCCGCCCGAGGGGAGGGCGGCGTGCTGCGCAACGCCCTCGGCGAGCGCTTCATGGAGCACTACGACCCCGACCGGATGGAGCTGTCGACCCGCGACCGGGTGGCTCTGGCGAACCACACGGAGATCCTCGAGGGCCGCGGGACCGAGCGCGGCGGCGTGCTGCTGGACGTCTCCCACCTCCCGCGCGAGCAGATCCTGGCCACGCTCCCCCGGGTCTACCGCACGCTGATCGACCTGCAGATGCTGGACATCACCGAGAAGCCGATCGAGGTCGCCCCCACCGCCCACTACTCGATGGGCGGGGTCTGGGTGCACCCCGACGACCACGGCACGGGCGTCGCCGGGCTGTACGCGATCGGGGAGGCCTCCTCGGGGCTGCACGGCGCGAACCGTCTCGGCGGGAACTCCCTCATCGAGCTGCTCGTGTACGGGCGGATCACCGGGCGTGCGGCTGCGGAGTTCGCCGCGGGACGCACCAGCGTGCGCCGCGACCCCGACGTCGTCGCCGAGGCGCGCGCCGAGCAGACGGCGCTGCTGGCCGGGGACGGGATCGAGGTGCCTCGCCGGCTGCAGCGCGAGGTCCGGGACGTGATGACCGCCCACGCGGGGGTGGTGCGGAACGAGGCCGGCCTGCTCGAGGGGCTGGAGAGACTCTCCCGGCTCGAGGAGCGCGCCGAGCACGTCACCGCTCACCCGGACGTCGCCGGGTTCGACGACCTCGCCCACGCCTTCGATCTGCAGGGCTCCCTGCTGGCCGCCCGTGCCACCCTCGAGTGCGCGCTCGAGCGCCGCGAGACCCGCGGCTGCCACAACCGCACGGACTTCCCCGAGCAGGATCCGCAGCTGCGCGGGAACTTCGTGTGGTCGCTGAGCGGGAAGGTCGGGTTCGAGCCCCTGTCAGAGGTGCCGGGGCCGCTGCGGGATCTTGCCGCCGCACCCCTGGACGACTCCCCGCGCGGCAAACTCGTGGAGTAGGGGCCGCGCCGGGGGACTTGGGCACCTGGACACTGGGACACCTGGACACTGGGACACTGGCGACGACCCTCTCCACCACGACGAGGAGTTCCCCCCGTGCGCATCATGACCCGATTCATCGTCCTGGACGCCTCCGACATCGACACCGAGGCCGCTTTCTGGGCCGCCGTGCTGGGCGGGACCGTCCGCGCCTCGACCGAGAACAGCGCCTACCCCGACTGGCGCGACATCCAGGTCGACGGCGAGACCGTGCTCGGAGTGCAGCTCGCCCCGGATCACGTCCCCCCGCAATGGCCCGGAACGTCGCCCGATCGCCAGCGGCAGCAGCTCCACTGGGACCTGTATGTGGCGCGGGACGAGGTCGAGTCCGCGTGCCGCGAGGTCGCCGGGCTCGGAGCGAGCCTGCTGCAGCGGTCGGACGACCCGGAGGCCGCTGACGGCTTCCACGTCTTCGCCGATCCGGCTGGGCACCCGTTCTGCATCTGCTGGGGGTGATCCTCGGGTCGGCCCCGATTCCCGCTCGGGGCGGTAGTGCTCGGGGCCGACTCCCCGCCCAGGGGCACGACGGCGACCATCCAGGGCAGGGAGTGGACCTCGGCATTGCGCTTCTCGAGGATGGCGGGCCGGACGGACTCGAGGTCCTCGGCCGACCCGTCGATCGCCCCCGGCTCACCTCGTGACCACCTCCGCGCGCGCTCCGATGCACCGCACGCGTGATGGCGAGGCAAGCCTTTCCATGGCTGACAAGCGCCACGACCAGGGCTATCGTCGAGCTCATGAAGATGAGCAATGACCTTGAGAAGAAGTTCCAGGACCAGATCACCCTCGAGTTCGAGGCCTCGATGACGTACCGCCAGCTGGCCATCGAGGCCGACGAGCAGGACCTCCCCGGCATCGCCGCGTGGCTGCGCCACCAGGCGGACGAGGAGATCGTCCACGCCAACAAGTTCATCCAGCACGTCTCGGACCGCGACAACCATGCGGCGATCGGTGCCATCGCGGCGCCGGGCGTGACGCCGGGCCTGTCGGTGCTGGAGATCTTCGAGGCCTCCCTCGCCCACGAGCAGAAGGTCTCCGAGGCGATCCGCGAGCTGTACCGCAGCGCCGACAAGGAGGGGGACTACGACTCCCGCCCGCTGCTGAACTGGTTCGTCGACGAGCAGATCGAGGAGGAGGCCACCGTCTCCGAGATCATCGGTCGTGTGCAGCTGATCGGCGACGACGGTTCGGGCATCCTGCGCCTGGACGCCGAGCTGGGCGCCCGGCCCGCCGAGTCCACCGAGGCCGAT
Encoded proteins:
- a CDS encoding LacI family DNA-binding transcriptional regulator, with the protein product MSRPPTMEDVARAAGVSRSTVSRVFQGGGERVSPDAVIAVHEAAKRLEYVPNLVASGLAMRHGRQLGLLIRDATNPAYGHLHAEMNRAVEAAGRTLISVTAFRHDYGTAEVEGLDRLRGQRVAGIFVGTGVAAAEDLVETVTTLPLMIVGRPNDHPLIESVSYDERAHGRRVAEEIAAAGHRRIAVLSAPLLYSRVFELRMRSLLERCRELGVRSREVQLLPVEQGVGRALDAARDEPLSCIVCPVDYVALELLRAAAERGVRVPEDVSTVGFDGMGDGLDLIGLATVRLPVAEVAREAVARMDELLARARAGPGTADGQDRPAESRPRVRHAVHAGQFLPGRTLGAPPEQRRR
- a CDS encoding glycerophosphodiester phosphodiesterase family protein, which translates into the protein MTQQPDPQTVSRRPASSPPRPAIVGHRGAAAHAPENTLASFRRALEDGAQLLECDVHLSADGQVVVMHDETIDRTADAASPLATGAIGDLTRAELDTVQLAEGEKIPSLEELLAVTTAPVFIEVKVAAAARAVAEQLRALPEGSPAAASTVISFHADALAEIRRTTDTPVSYLVEQIDERALETARELGAAGVGPSIRGLSLRAAEAARTAGLQVNPWTVNRPEQLAVALACRVDTITTDDPAWVQRELDVREGPGTIG
- a CDS encoding carbohydrate ABC transporter permease, which encodes MSSLTLNPDPASGTPVSSGASGTDHAVVGPRANRGRSRGPRRPRWVTGLLVAGVLTTIAVFLIPLFWLFSSSLKPHGEIYSWPLQWIPTSLTLENFTEAWNSAPFDRFFVNSIVTTGVGTFLEISLAILCAYAFVFVEFRFKKIAFALIIASLMLPGHVTLIVNYITVANLGWLNSYAGIILPGIASAFAMFLLYQYMRTIDRDILQAAEIDGAGHVRRMLTIVVPLSSPMILTATLIVMVGKWNEYIWPLIVTSTADMRTLPIGLLFLRSQEGYSNWGVIMAGAVFVSLPMLILFFLAQKRIIGGLAAGALK
- a CDS encoding helix-turn-helix transcriptional regulator, producing the protein MRNDIKALRTDRRWSQAELGTALGVSRQTVIAIENDKYDPSLPLAFRIAAVFGSSIETIFHPDDEDLSA
- a CDS encoding ABC transporter substrate-binding protein, with translation MSRTLYTPSRRGLLTAMGLGAGAAGLAACGSPLGGGDGAESNIRDGFTQADLTVPPEYEGRTPILFWAPFTAENFEVVTTLFTEFNESQDEIVAIAESVGGYADLVQKFTASLQAQTVPDIVCFPEMQWLQFHASNALVPLDGYFDEEWSTDVYIPHYVHEGVVAGETFVVPFARSTPLFYFNKTRYQEAGLPEEGPSTWEDLAEFAPELAKIEVEGRPLSAMAFSADAWHGQADIWGFGGANSNEDFEVTIHDEFGVEWLQWQRKFIHDDGFGYLAKDAGTDFQAGVTAGWRGSTASLTGQTVAAEGNFEVGVAYMLSKEGQQKQVPTGGSGLSIVRTESQERQDACAELFRFLAGPEQSATWHIGTGYVPIVQAAAETQAVKDLVAEDPNYLVALNQLENARTADYTNWDAGRVDEISAAQGRVYGDGTSPQEVLDTLAAGLQEGLDEDREDYEAIDFQGWK
- a CDS encoding carbohydrate ABC transporter permease — protein: MTLAVRPHPDPGRSAPRGADGGAGAAGPGAETPGTRGASSTPPRPRASPQRRRRRRRDAMLFGALIAPNLIAIIVFSYYPALYNIGLSVMEWDFVAPSPEFVGLENYVDLLTDPSFGQVLLNTLIFTGVSVVGSIVGGLLLGSLLATKVPLTGFAQTMAFAPHMLPGAAVGILWLFMFDPNYGLSRWAFSLVGAASPDWTTTSDWSLWAITIAYTWQRLGFVTVICYTAILDLPKDLYEAAALDGAHGGKLLRHLTLPLLNPIIVFLSITGIISAAQAFDIISIMTSGGPGVSSSTLSWMVYEEAFQKFDIGTASAAATVLLAILLVITYLQVRVGNRKANDDS
- a CDS encoding LysR family transcriptional regulator; translation: MRGEHLSAFEAVARLGTFTRAAEEQFVAQPSLSRQIRSLEAELGAALFRRGRRGAELTDAGRVLLPIARRMLADAEVVRSELDELAGLRRGRVRLGAPPTLCVSLVADVLAVFHDRFPGVDLEVSEAGSLSVVDQLVTGELDLAVIVTRGGSPRIDGAELIPLLEERLVVASSAAAPAPGGAEGPAAGLTLTELADLPQVAFHRSYDLRAATDAAFASAGLTPTVAVEGAEMDAVLRFVERGIGVAVVPAMTVLDRPGLRSIPLVEPVLERTVNLARRPEVRLSTAATAMQQLVFERVGRMEVPGVVGPAR
- a CDS encoding glycerophosphodiester phosphodiesterase; the encoded protein is MSAPARTTGVATPALVGHRGAAALAPENTVASFRRGIAEGAELLECDVHLSRDGVDAIIHDATLDRTAQEESPLHTGAVADLTRAQLDRVLVGHGEHIPTLTEVLDVAVREDGTRVTLLVEIKAPAAAERVVRILSEYFDQDCWDQPSAPAQIISFHPDALRAARSTDPRIPRLLTTTTTSPEFFETAQEVGVVQIGVRIADARQADVERARELGIRLNLWTARSEEELSRALELGCDTLTVDDPAWARALMEGPTRT